In Rissa tridactyla isolate bRisTri1 chromosome 21, bRisTri1.patW.cur.20221130, whole genome shotgun sequence, the genomic window AATGGTGGGTCTGGGGGTGGGCGCTTTCCCACGGAGCCATGGCACCGGCTCTCGCTTTGCCCGTGGATCCATCATGAGGGAGGGCACCTCGGAGaaccccagccccacggctccctgcagcccgggtgaaggagaggagggaggactGGAAATCCCCGGCGGGGGACGCGCAGGAGCGCCGTTACTTCGCGTTCACTCGGGCCAAAGGAGCTGCCAAAGGGCAGGTTGACATCGCCGGCGTGGGACGATCACCGAGGTCCCCGCGGTGGCACCGCCTGGCAGGGGGGACATCGCCGTTTTCCTGCCCGGGGCAAGGCGTCACGGCGCTGCCCCAATGCCACGAGTTGGGGTGTGATAGGAGCAGCCACATCAGCTGATGGAGACAGCGGCTATAAAGCTGGCGCCGGCCCCGTGGCGGAGGCATGAGCGAGCCCACCATGGCCACCACGCTggtcccctgcctgctcctggccctgctggtgctggccccagccctgcccgccccggaCAAGCGGGGGCTCATCTTCAACTTGGTAAGAGGGACACGAACCCCGTCCTGGCCGCGGCCGGGGGACACCCCCAGTGCCGCACCAGAGGGTCGGGGAGTGCTTCGGTCTGGCAGCAGCAACATGGGGgagcccgggggtgggggggcaaaacttactgcagctggggaaactgaggcaggcggGGATGGCGTGCTGGGTTTTGTGGGGTTGTGAGGGTTCACGGAGCCCACGAAAGCAGCTGAGCAAAGGGACGGGGAAGCCCAAAACCGGACGGGATTGAAGCTCTCGGCTGCCTGCACCAGTGGGGACCCTCTCCTTGGGGGGCTCGcggggaatggggaggggggacGCTTTCCCTGCGGTGTCCCAGCCCCCTTCCCGCGAGCCGGGCAGAAAACAGCACTTCAGCGAGTGGGATTTTGGGCCGGACCGAGGAAATGCTGGAGGGTGGGAGGCTCGGGCATGCTGGTAGCGGAGCTGAGCCCCAGCCGAAAGGCAGAGCTGGTGTCCGACACCCCCCAAACGCCCCCGGGCACACGGTGGGGGGCGGTGTTcaggggggcagagagggaccCGGTGCTCGTGCCCCGCAGGACATCGGGGAGCTGTGCCTGCAGAGCGCCCAGTGCAAGAGCGGCTGCTGCCACCGCGGCAGCGGCCTGAGCCTGGCCCGATGCGCGCCAAAGGCGGCCGAGTTCCAGGAGTGCTCCCCAAAGGTGCGTGTTCCCCCGctcccgggggcggggggggggacgacggggacggggacatgtCCCCCGCGCTGCCCTGAGCCTTGGTTCCCCGCAGAGCCTCTACGGCGTCTACTACAAGTGTCCCTGCGAGAGCGGCTTGACCTGCGACGCTGATAAGACCATCGTGGGCTCCATCACCAACAGCGACTTCGGCATCTGCAAGGACCCCCGGAGCGAGTGGTGGTGAAGGAAGCgacccccccggtgccccccccatACCGCCCCTGCCGCCCTGCCTTTCCCccttcccggggagggggggtgggggggggctggttCCAGTAAAAAGCATCTTTTGCCGAGCTGCAGGGTGGCGTTATCACTCCACGTGTCCCTCCATCCGAAAAAGCCGCGGGGAGGTGATGGATGCACCGAGATGTGCATCCTACGGAATCGTCTAACAGCCTGGCTCGGGCCAGCGGGGTGAGCTCTGCCCCGGGGGGGAAGCAAAGGGGATGCAGGCAGATGCCCCCCCCAGGACCCGAGGCAGCCGCTTGGCTCGTGCCGAACTCGGTTTATTTGCCACTGCGGCTGCTCTGGTGGGAAACGTCCCCCAGGAAAGGTTTGTCGCCGGAGAAGAGGGACTCGGAGGTGGTGTGGGAGCTGCGGGCGCTCGGGGTGCGTGGtggtcgtgtgtccccccccccaccgccgtgCCGCACCGTGGGCCTGACCCCACACTCcgggggctgcaccccctccccggggtggTCGCCCGCGTGGGGACCCTCCCCGAAACGGTGCTCGTAGGGGCAGGGGTTGTACGCGCCGTGGGGGCCCCTCGTGCAGCACCCCCACCAGCATCTCCTGGAGCCGCGTCTCCGGCAGCGAGATGCGCAGGAGCCTTGGGAATCAGGGATGGGTGGATgcggggagcagccccccccagcagcagggggGCAAATCCCCTCAGCGCTGCCCCTGTGCCCTgagcagggggagctggggggggggggggggatgcccaGCTCAGAGCCGGCCGtttgggcatggggagggggcacAGACGTGCTGtgggggggtgaggaggaggaggcagagtgtggggggctgcaggaggcgAGGGGGTCACTGGAGGGGGGGGTCTTGGCTTCTCTGGTGCCGTCTTCACCCCGTGTGTTTCCACCCCCGGGGGCAGAATGAGCACCAGGGACCCACAGCGTCGTTCCCCATCGCCCCGAGGGGCCGGGCACCCCATGGCGGCTCTGCACCGGGTGGGGGGACtgtgggggggccgggggccgtaGCGGGCAGCTGAGGATGTCCTGCAGGAAACTTTCTTTCCTGGACAACCAGCACCTTGAGGATCTGCATCTGCAGAAACACCGGGGACTCGGCTGGGAGGGTGGTACGGCCGGGGTGGGTCCCCActtgttggggtgggggggggtgtgtgtgacatGGGGAACAgcgtggggacagggcagggggtgtTCCGGGGACACGCTGGTCCCTGCAGGCCGTGCTCGATGGAGCTGCAAGAGGGGAAAATGCTGACCTGGATTTTAGTTTTACATTTGCGGTGGGTGGCGAAAGCCGTGAGGGTCTTGGTCTCGTCGCCGTGGTGGTCCCAGCAGGAGGCCACCGGGTCGGTGTCCTCGTGGGTGCGGGACGAGACCGGGAGGCAAGGggagatggggacggggacggggacggcagCCCCCCTCCTGCGGCAGACAGGCACCCCTGGCAGAGCCAGGGGACgtggggcaggggacatgggGCACGGGACACGGGACACGGCGTCCTTCCCTGGCCTCACCATCCCCGTCCTCCATTCCACCCCGGGGAGGCTGGCATCACCCAGCACACGTACTGGGCATACtgggagccctgcctgcccggATCCAGCCTCGCCCGGGGCTTTGCATCCCTGGCATGGGCAGGATGCGGCCAACACCCGGGCTCCGGCCGTGCCGGGACCAGCAGAGGGCAGCCGCAGCGTGCCCACAGCCTGGGACACCCCCCTCGCCCCAAACTCTGGGggggcccccccagcccagcagggaccccccccaaccccaggggCAGCTCAGCCTTGGGGTGGGTGGGGGCTGAAATGCCCCCAGCCCTGACACCCCTTAAGCCCCACTTTGGGGGTCACCCCctccctggagggtggggggatattgggggggggaggggggtggtcaGCCTGGGCCAGCTCCTGGTGTATACgatgggggtttgggggtgtcctCATTTTTGGGGTGTCCCTACGTtggcaggaggaggatgagggCAATGGAGAGGTGGGAATGGGGTGGctgtgcttggggaggggggacacacaggcataaatgcccccccccggccccatttCGGCCCTATATTTACTGGTGAAGCGGCAGCTTTATTTTGGCAGTTCCCGGCTGGTAAATATTGGCTTAAAACCGAAAACCAGGCGCCTGACTCACGGCGTCTTAACAAACACAGGAAGGGGCCCCCCGGCGCCTGTggggtgctgccagccctggggacagcggggggggtgggggggggggacaggacaccCCACAGCGGGGTGGGGGCAccctgagctgggggggggggggtgggggtggggggggtggtatGAACAGGGCATCCTTGTGCAGGGAGATTTTGCTGCAGGGAGGTCCCcagcgaggtggggggggggcgccaaaggaggtgggggggggggacacgaggggatgcacccccccccccctcgctgGGGACCTTACTTCACCCTGGGTAATGGAGGGGTGCAAGCAGTGGGGtaccccttcctcccaccctgctTTAGCAGCCCCCCCCTTGGCTGAAAATCAACGAGGAGGAGTATGAGGCTGaaggggtgtcgggggggggggggcatcccaagccccccccccccagtctcacCCCATCACCAGGGTCGCACCCCGCTTTGCATGGTGGCAGTGCGACCCCATTGCAGGTACTGGGGTGCccctggtgtccccccccgcaccctgtttggggctggggggggacacatggggggatacacacacaccccccccccggggacctCAGTTCACCCTGGGCCATGGAGGGGTGCAAGCAGTGGGGtgccccttcctcccaccctgctttagcagcccccccccctccccccttggCTAAAAAGCAACGAGGAGGAGTATGAGGCTGAAGGggcgttgcggggggggggggtgggtggtcccctaagcccccccccccccccccccccatctcaccCCATCACCGAGGAGGGCACCCCAGTTTGCACCGCCATCCCCGCCTGCTCACCCATGGggtgccccccccacctccggctttacgcggggcgggggggggagggggaaggtttttccctcccccccgccgggGCTGTTTTTACCAGGAGGGTACAGGATGTTCTCGCAGCGCCGCgctccctctccccaacctccctcctccctctctcttccccccccccccccgcgcccccccccgctTTCCGCCAGCCCTCGGCCTTCACCTCTCCTCCTCCGCGCCgcttttaacccttttttttgcGAAAcgctgccttttcctcctccttcccccccccaccctccgcctccatccatcccccccccccccgctcctcttcttcattgcttttttatttctgcaaagatGCGGCTGAATCTCCgcccctggcccccccccccacacccctttcaCCCTGCTTCCCCCGTGgctgcttgggggggggggggtggtctcCAATGGGGTGCCCACCTGATGCCCATCCTTgcagccccaccaccaccccccccagcaacgcacacccccccccccccagacacggagcacccccccatccctgccaaaaaccccaagaaaaagtagggtacgggggggggggggagggggggggaggtgtgtgcTTGCTCCTGCGGCCTTTGCCCCATGGGCaggggggctgccagccccatgAGGGGGGTTAAATGcttcctcggggggggggggctgggctgTGAGCTGCCTTTGACCCCCACagaggagcctgggcaggggcagcccctcAGCACCCAGtgattttggggggtggggggtggtggaaGACCCCAGGCACAGcctgatccccccccccccaaccccagtgTTGCTGCAGACTGGTGTCACtcaggggcctgatcctgcagcagggttggggggggaccgggggggggggtttgggttggagggTGCTGGGGACGCCGGTGCTCCGTGAGGGGCTTCTGCTGCGGGAACGCACCCGAGGGGGTGCCCAGAGATGTCTCGGGGTGTCGGGAGACATTTGGGGGTGCCCCAGAGTTGTCTGGGGGTGTCAGGAGACATTTGGAGGTGTCTGGGGGTGTCAGGAAGCATTTGGGGGTGCCCAGAGGCatctgtgggtgtcaggaggtgTTTTGGGGTGCCCCAGAGGTGTTCAGGGGTGCCCAGAGGCATCTGGGGCCGACCACTTGCTTTGGGGGCTGCTTTTATTTTACTCTCCCCCCTCTGGATGACTATTCCCCCCCCCTCGGTTTTGGTCAGGGCATCACACAGCAGTGACCAGtgcagccggggcgggggggaagccgGTGGCCCCTCTTGGGGTGTCCCTTGGCCACGGTGGCTTTTTGGCTGTTGGTGGTCACTATGTTTTCAAGGCAGGAGCCGCGGGGATGAAGCAcgtccctggggggtgcgggaCACCCCCACCGGAGGCTTGGGGGACCCCAAATCCCCGGGGAGATGCCCCGGTCTGTCCCCCGCAACGTGGGACACCTCAACCTGCGCCCGCAGCAGGTCCAAGCCGTGGGGCACAAGGGGGTGCAGACCCCCCCCGCGCACccaactgcagcccccagggatggggggtggggggacacaccTGATCCTGCGACACTCCGATGGGTTTTTCCTAAATCTGGGCCAAATTCGTGCCGCCCTGGGGCGAGGGTTTGGGGCTGGAGCTGGCGAGAAGCTGTCCTTCGAGCTCTCGCTGGAGGGAAAAGCGACCTTtctagcaacaacaacaacaacaacaacaacaaaaaataaataattaaaaaaacaaaagaaattcatgAAAAGCTCTGGTTTGCCTCTTCTTGCCAAAACCAATTGTTGAAGATTTTTACCGGCCACTCCGGCTTTTGCCTTTCGCATGTGACGGAGGGAACAACGTCAGGCGCTCTCCTGGTTTTCTGTTGGGAAGATGGGAAGGACCCAGTGGGAGGGCAGGGACTGGCTCGGGTCAAACTGCAGCCCCAAAGGCCCCGAAATCTGCTGCGGGGGggtgtgtcgtcgtccccccccctccatccttGGGGCTGGCTTTGGTGCTGGGGTCCCTTAAGGATGGTCCCCCAGCCCAGGAAAGCACCCCAGGGCTGGGAACTGCCCAGCTTGGGACAGTAGTGGAGGATGTGGGCAAGACTGGGGGACACAGAGGTggccctgggagggggggggcatcTCGGCACCCCACGCACCCCTCCTGACACTTCCCAGTGGGGCACAAGCGGAAAAATCCTCAGACTGAACGATTTGTGAGGCTGGAGGAATTAATTAGCACAGTactgggggggagagggggggctgATGGGCTGCGTCAGCCCGGGGAGAACTCACAGCTGGGGGGCTGTgtctccccccccgcccaaacTGGGATGCCCCTTGCTGGGTATTTTTAGCATTAAATTCCCCGAAATGCgggtgagctgggctgggagagcaggCCAGCAccgggggtgggagggaaaggcagggggGGACAATGGGGGGGTGTTGttgggggggggactgggggattttgggaggaggctggggggtgCCTGcgggggaaagaaggggaggatgctggggatACGCtatgggggctgctggggggggctgctggggagactATGGTGGGAATGCTGGGGGGGGGAAGttgggggtgatgctggggggatactggggagggggttggggggatgctggggggtgttgggaggatgctgggtggtgctggggggggggggacgatgggggtgatgctggggataCGCTacaggggctgctggggagatTATAGTGGGGACGCTGGGGGGGAAGctgggggtgatgctgggaggaTACTGGGGAGGGGcttggggggatgctggggggtgaTGGGAGGATGCTGATGGGGGGATGAGAGGGGGGATTCTGGGATTACGCtatgggggctgctggggagattATGgtggggatgccgggggggagaagttgggggggatgctggggggatactggggaggGTATTGGGTGGGACGCTGGGGGATGTTGGGGAGGacgctggggggctgctggggagagtATGgcggggctgctgggctgggggggggggaagtttggGCTGATgctggggggctgttgggggcCGTGACTTGGAGCTTGATGCCAGGAGTGatgctgggggggtgtgtgtgtggggggggtgtgtgtgggggtgtgggggggggtgaTACCGGTGGCCACTCCATGCCCCACCATCCAGCGGGGAccaaggggtgggggggtgggggggggggccaccCATCTGCTCCGCGGGTCTGGCCAGcccccgggagggggggggttcTGCCTGCGTGCCCGGAGGCAGCGGgcacccccccaacaccccccgcaGGCAGTTgttcccccgccgccgggcagggcCCTGGCAGCggcgcacccccccccccacacacacacccccccacacccccccccccacaccacacaccccccccccgccccggctgctgAGTCAGGCTGTTCCCGGCGCTCCCGGTACACGGCGTCCCCACGCCGggagcctggcagcccccgcccgccccggtgCGGCTCCCGGCAGGGGCACCGCCCGGTCCCGGGCCCCCGGGATGCGGCTCACGGAGCTGCCGGTGCCGCGGTCCGGAGCGGAGCCCCGGGAGCCGCAGCGTTTTGGGGGggtgtattttattatttcttttagggaaggcgcggggggggggggggggggaattgctACCGTAGCGCTGGCCTGAGTCCCGCTTGTGCGTGTCCCCGGCGGGTGCGATGTCCCCgcggggtgtccccccaccccggggctccCTCAAGCACCCAAAAAGCATCAGGGCAGCCAGGAGGGGGGATCTCCCCagggtgtttttttggggggttgatccctcccagcatccccatcAGCATCCCCGGGGGGGGTGCTgcaccctccgctcccccccacccctgcacacacacacccacacacccccccaaacacacacaccacacccccccccgacacccccatCCCCGGGTGGGgagccccccgctgcccccggctACCCGCCGTCCCCGGCAGAGGCTGGTACAGTTCGTTACGTCCAGACCGGAATGTACTTTGTGTTAGAAGTGGCCCCAGGCCAGGACGGCAAAAGCCGGACTTTATTTATCCTTCCCGCTCCAGCCTCGCTGCATCCTGCAGGGTCGGAtctccagtgggatggg contains:
- the CLPS gene encoding colipase, producing the protein MSEPTMATTLVPCLLLALLVLAPALPAPDKRGLIFNLDIGELCLQSAQCKSGCCHRGSGLSLARCAPKAAEFQECSPKSLYGVYYKCPCESGLTCDADKTIVGSITNSDFGICKDPRSEWW